The DNA sequence GCAGAATATCACGCTTTTATCCACGCACTGGAGATTTGCCTGCAAAGTGGCTACAGGACCGTTTCTTTTCGGACAGATTCCCAGCTTGTGAATGCAGCAGTCGAGAAGGAATTCGTCAAGAACCCTCTTTACAGCAGTCTTCTGGAAAAAGCTCTGGGCCTCTCCAGGCAGTTAGACCTTTTCTTTATGAAATGGATTCCAAGCAGTGAGAATAAAACAGCGGATGAACTGGCCAGGAAAGCGGTCCGCGACAATGGGAAAGAAGGGACCGCTGAATGACACAGTCCCGATCCTTGGCAGATATCTGCCTTCTTCTGGTAGCACTCGTGTGGGGTGCGACCTTTGTGCTGGTCCAGAATGCCATTTCTTTTCTGGAGCCATTCACTTTCAATGCGGTGCGTTTTTTTATCGCCGGAATGCTCCTTGCCATGTGGCTCTTTATTTTTAAACGGGAACAGCTGGCCCGCCTCAATTGGAAGCTGGTATCCTCAGGCATCTTCATAGGCCTTTGGCTGTTTGCAGGATATGCCTTCCAGACAGCCGGCCTTCTTTATACAACTTCTTCAAAAGCAGGCTTTATTACGGGCTTAAGTGTCGTAATGGTCCCTTTATTGGCCTTTGCTCTGCTGAAAATTAAGCCAGGCGCCAACAGCGTCATCGGAGTGGCTGCTGCTGCGGCCGGCCTCTATCTGCTCGCCATGACAGATGCATCTTCCCTGAACAAAGGGGATATGCTGACATTTGTCTGTGCTGCAGGATTTGCCCTTCATATCATTTTCACCGGCAAATTCAGCAAACACCATCCGGCCCTGCTTTTGACGGTTGTTCAAATATTGACTGTGTCAGGTCTTGCAAGTGTTTCTGCTCTTTTATTCGAGGATTGGCAGTCAGCCCTGAATCCTGATATTATCCTCGAAGGAAATGTTGTTACGGCTTTGCTGGTGACTTCCATATTTGCTACCGCTCTCGCCTTTTTGGCGCAGACTGCTTTCCAGAAATTCACCACTCCCACAAGAGTGGCGCTTATCTTTGCAATGGAGCCTGTCTTTGCAGCGGCAGCCGGCTATCTCTGGGCAGGGGACCGCCTCACGATTTCGGCCCTTGCTGGATGCGGGCTGATTTTTGCGGGAATGGTCTATGCAGAGCTGCCTTCAAGGAAGGAAAAAAGGGAAGTGGCGCGCGAGCAAAAATCCGCTTAATATAGAAAACAGCAGAAAGCACGGCTGAATGCTGTGTAAAGAGACGATAAGGCCCTGGCACTTGCCAGGGCCTATATTTCTTTTTCAGCTGCACCAATTCAAACTGCAGGATAAAAAAGAGGAGAGGCACGGGCCTCCCCTCTGGCTTATATAGCCAAAAGCTCTTTTTGTTTGATGAAATGGAGCGCTTCTTTGCGGGTAGTGATCCCATTGGCCATCAGCATTTCCAGCAGGGACACATAAAAGCTCCCGTCAAAGGCTTTTTGTGCTTTTAGTGTTATTTCGATAGCGGCATTTGCCAGTTCATCCGATGCATTCGTATATTGCTTGCCAAAGTATACAAATCCTTTTGCGTCTTCACGGAATTGAAAGCCTTTGCTTTCAAGGTGAGTCAAATATTCTTCAACGGTTTTCAATATGCTGCAGCTCCCTGAATCTTGTCATCCTATCTTCTAAATTTTACCTTGAATTTCGACAATTTTCTATCTTTTTTTGAGAGCAGATAGCCTGCCGAACCGGTAAGGATTCCAAGCAGGGCGCCACCAAGCACTTCCTGTGGCTGATGCCCGAGCATTTCTTTAAGCTTTTTCGGTTTTTCTTCACTGAATTCCACTGCTTCATCTTTGTGGACTTTGTCCATCAGCTCTTCCATAGAGTTAACCTTCAAGGTCAGCTCGCCCGTTTGCCTCCTAATTCCCTGCGCATCATACATGACAATCAGGCCGAATACAAGAGACAGAGCAAAATCAATTGTCGGCAGCCCGCGTTTCAGGGCGATAAATGTAGTCAGGGAGGACACGCCTGCTGAATGGGAGCTCGGCATCCCGCCTGTCTGGAAAAACAAACCCGGCTTCCATTCCCTTTTCTTTAAAAAGTGGAGAGGTATTTTCATGCCCTGGGCAATGATGATGCTGAGCAGCGCTACAATGACTCCTTTATTCAATGGTCATCACCTCATTTTATATTGTGAAGATGAGGGGGTTTAAATATTCGTTTGGCAAATACTAAAGCTGCAGGTGCAATAATCAGCAGCTGCATCACTTTTCCGGAGGTGAATGCACGTGAGTAAAAACGGCCATGCCAACAGGGGGAAAAAAGCCCCTGGCGTCAATCCCCAAGGCTACGGACAGGATGCCGAGTTTGCTGAAGAGCCAAAAAGCAAGCTTGAGAATGCTGCAAAAAAGAAAAATACGAAATAACAGCAAAAGGAGCTGCAGCTGTGGCAGCTCCTCCAATCTTATATCTGCAGAACTCAGGCAAGGCTCTTGCTTTCCTCAAGCTTTTCGAGATGCCTGTACAGCCCCCTTAATTCCAGTTCACTGAACTTTTCCATCGCCTTTTGCTGATTGATTTTATAAACAGCATCATCCAGGACACATTGGACTGGAACATCGCATTTAATCTCTGCCAGCTGCCTGCTTAGATGGAGCATTTCAAGCCCCTCTTCAATTTTAGCTTTTTGCGCTTTTGTGAGCTTGTCCAGATTCTCGATAACGCCATCCACATGTTCGAACTGCTGCAAAAGCTTTAATGCTGTTTTTTCGCCGATTCCTTTTACCCCAGGATAGTTATCGCTTGGATCTCCCATAAAAGCTTTGAGATCGATCATCTGCCTTGGCGTAATCCCTTTTTCTTCATAAAAGGTATCTGCTGTATGGACAAGATAATTGCCAAACCCTTTTTTAAGCAGGATGACCGAAATATCTTTGTCAAGGAGCTGCAGAATATCCTGGTCGCCCGTCAGGATAGAAACCCTGGCCTCCGGCTGAAGGTTTCTCGCAATCGTGCCGATGCAGTCATCAGCTTCAAACCCGGCCAGCCCGATATTGGGAATATCCATAGCTTCTACAGCTTCTTTGACCAGATCAAACTGAGGAAGCAATTCGATTGGCGCTTCTGAGCGGTTTGCTTTATAGCCGCTGAACATTTCAGTCCTGAAGGTTTTGCTGCCCATATCCCAGCATACAGCCACATGTGTTGGCTTAAAGGATGATACGGCTGTGAAAAAATGCTTCAGAAATCCCTGAATCGCATTAGTCGGAACCCCTTTTGAATTGATCATAAACTGGCCGGTGACAGCAGTTGCAAAGAACGCCCTGAATAACAGTGCCATGCCATCAACAAGCAGCAGGGAAGGTTTATTTTCATTCATCATGTACAGCCCCTTTTCTCTTCATATTTCACTATTATAACATGGATGAAGACACGGCTTCCCTGTAAAGATTTAGGTTCCTTTAACGGGAAAAAGGCCTTGTAAAGGCCTTTCTGTTTACAGGTCCATCACTCTGCCTGCGGGTCTTTTTTAATGACTTCTATTCCCTTTTCTTTGAGTACATACTGCATGGCAACCCTTGCTTTGACTACATTGTTATTCAGCACCATGGAATATTTCTTTCCATCCTTAAAGGTCACAATGAATTTGTCATCAGTTGCTATTCCTCCTGATAGTTTGGCTGTCTGCTCCGCAGCTGCCACTTCATCCCATGTGTATGTTTTTTCCTTCAGCGAAAATATAGGATCGATTGTAATGCCCTTCTGGTCTGCATAATGATACCCGTCTGTACTAAGCAGGATGAGCAGCACACCAATAACAGCACTGCCTGCCAATAACCCTTTCAATCCTGCTGTCATTCTCTGCTTGCTGAGCAGTACAGCTGCAGTTATGCATATGGCTGCCAGCAGCAGCAGGCCGGCAATGAAAACGCCATAGGCAGCCCTTAAGGGTTCAAAGAACCATTCGCCTGATGGTGAAAACAGGATCTCCTGCAGTGGTATCAGAATGAAAATCGGCACAAAACATGACGACAAAATCAAGATGATTGCACATGAAACAAAGATTTGGCTCTTTTCCGTTTTTCTCTTTTTTGTAATGGTATAGCCTGTGCTCATGAAAAAAGATCCCCCTATTAAAATTTCAGAACCTTCTCAATTATACAATATACGAAAAAGTAAAAAAATCCCTTTTTGAGGGATTTTCTTTTTATTTGCCAGCTGCCTGAGCTACTGGATTCTCCGGATAGGAAATCCAGTCGCTGAAGCTGCCGACATACAGCTTTACATTTTCATAGCCTGCTTCCTTTAAAGCAATGAAATTAGGGGCGGCCGTGACGCCTGAACCGCAATAAACAATGACAGGATCTTCCAGTCTGATGCTGCTGAATCTTTTCCTTTGTTCTTCCGCATTCCTGTATTTTCCGCTAGCGAATCCGTCTGTCCATGGATAATTGACTGCTCCGGGAATATGGCCAGCTTTTTTATCAATAGGCTCCTCTATTCCCAGATAGCGTTTTGCCTCCCGTGAATCTATTAAGGTTTTCTTGCTTTCAGCCTCGGAAACCTTTGTTGCCTCTTCTGTATCAGCCAGTATCTCAGCATTTAGGCTTAAGGCATATTCACTCCTCACAATGTGGGGAATTTCTTTTGTCACAGGCTGTCCTTCCTTCTTCCATTCTTTGAAGCCGCCATTCAGGACATAGACGTTTTCGTGGCCGGCATATTTGAGCAGCCACCATAATCTTGCAGCAAACGCCCCTTCTCCGCCGTCATAAGCAATGACAGTTGAATGATTGGAGATTCCCGCCTGTTCAAGTTTTCCCTTGAAATCATCCATATCCGGGAGGGGGTGCCTTCCGCCATGCTTTGACACTTGTCCGGAAAGGTCCTTTTCCAAATGAAAATAAACAGCGCCCGGGATATGTTCTTCAAGATAGGCCTTTTCCCCTTTTTCCGGCTCCCCCAGACTGAACCGGCAATCACAAAACCTGACGTCTTCGCTGCCGAGCCCTTCTATCACCTCATTCAGTTCTTTCACCCATTTCATTTTCTTTTCCCCCTTCCCTTTTCTCCATCAGTTTCCTGACATTTTCCTTTGGATCCCAGCAATTGAACTGGTAATATGGCAATGTGTCAAAGCCGAGCCGCCTGCACCGGTACTCCATTTTTCCCCCGGCCCTTTCTGCCTGGAAATGGATGCAGGTAGCACAAGCATGAAATGATTTCCCCATCATTCCCCCCTAAATATCGAGAAGTTCCCAAAGCCATTGGTTCAGCTTCCCCCTGGTATTTTCCCTTTTGCCAGCCTCCCCCGCCGGAATGTCCAGCTGGTTTGTCTGCCCGTATAAAAGGACTTCCAATTCTGCTCTTTCACTTTCCTTTATCAGTCTGCCACTCACCTTTGATTCTCCAAGGATATGATAGTATGGCAGTATTTGGGCAAAGTCCTGTCCTTCAGGAGCACAGGCAAAGAGATCGGACCAAGGCACAGCTTTCATTTCTTTTGACAGCATTCCTGCCAGCAGGCCGGATCTTGCAGCGTGGATCAGCTGTTTCTGCCTCCTTGGCGTCAATTCCTTGCCCGAGATTTCTTTTAAGTTCCGAACCATCAGTCCCTGATAATGCTTTGCAAGCTTAAGAGAAGAATATTCTTCACTGATGAAGTTCCGGAGACGGCTGGCAAAATCCTGCCTGTCAATATAGACGATTGGCGAATACGCCCATTCATAAAGGCTCGGATTCGATTTTTCCAGCAGGCTGAAAGCCTTGAACAAATCCCAGCCTGCCGAGTCTGCCGGCGAGGCATGGACAATTGTCTGCTGTTCAGGCTTTAACGCTAAATAGCTGCGTACCTCATTGTATTTGTAAATAAAACGAACATCGTAATCCGATTGTTCGGAAGCCGTTCCCCAGGCGCGGCTTCCTGCTTCACATGCATAATATATGGTGATGTTATGCTTCTTTTCCAGATCCTGAAGCCATTCCTTCACGTGACCACCCTTTACTGCCAGATGTGAACTGGACGAGTGAGCGTTCCAGTTCAATCAATTTATCAAGAGGAATTTCATCACTCAGCGCTGCGGAAATCCCTTCATAGTATTCTGCTGCCTGATCTGCCATTTCGGCAGTCAGCTTTCGGTATTCTTCTTCCAGAATGCGTGCATAATAGTCTTTCAGCCTGCTGCTCTCGGAAGCCAGATAATTGTCAGCCGGTCCATCCAGCACTTTGTGCAGTTCCTCGCCCAGCTGTTTTCTGCCATTCTGTTCAAAGAATGTCTTAGGGCTTTTAAAATAGCTTAAAGCCTTTTTGAACAGTCCGGGCTCCAGGTCCGAAAAAGCGGATGTGAAATCAAGCCCTGGATGGCTGGAGACTTCAAATTCTGTAAAAGTAATGTCTCCGCTGATTTTGCTGATGGAAGATACCAGGGAGGCCTGGGCTTCCTTTGCCAGCTTGCCGGCAAATACTTCAAGTCTCAGCGAGGTCGCCCTCATCTCCTGGGCAAAATCAAATCCGAAAGAGCTGAGGAAGTCTGCCAGGGCATCCTGGAGCGCTTTCTTCATATTCCTTCCATCATCTTTCAGGACAGAAGGATTAAAGGCTTCTTTGATAAAATCGCCAAACCTGAAAAATACCCGCTGCTTAATGTAAAAGATGAGCTCATCCGCTTCCTGCTCAAGTCTTTTCTTCAGCATCAGGGAAGAGCCTTTTTCAAGAATATCCCGGACTCCAGCCTTCTCCCCTGCTATCTTCTCGCGTTTCATCTGCTTTGCCGACTCATCTTCCCGGGAAGAGCGGATAAAACTCCTGAGCTGACCGATGGCTCGTTCCCATTCATTTTCAGCCGAGTTTACGGCAATGGCAGAGAGCTCGCTGGAAATGAACGAATAAAACCGTTCCTCGAACTCTGCCAAATAAGATTTGCCGGCTGCCTCTCCCAGCTTCTCCTGAAGTCCAAGCAGACTTGAGACCGGATTCAGATGCGGCCGGCGAATGCCGTACTGAGTCAGCTGATCTTCCACATAGCGGAGCACAGACTCCATCTCCTCCTCACTTGAGGCGAGATCTACTGCATTGACGGCAAAGAACATTTTGTCGAGTTCAAAAGACTCCTTCACCCTTCCAAGCTGGATGAGGAATTCCCTGTCAGCCCTTGAAAATGCATGATTATAATAGGTGACAAAAAGGATGGCATCTGAATTTTTTATATAATCGAATGCAACACCTGTATGGCGGGCATTGATGGAATCGGCTCCAGGAGTGTCGACAAGGGTGATGCCCTGCCTCGTCAATGGGCAGTCATAAAACACCTCAATCAGCTCCACCAGACAGGATTTCTCTTCATCTGCCACAAAGGCCCCGAATTCTGCCAGACTCACTGTCATCGTATCTCCCAGCTTGGCACGGTAATCCGGATAACCTTTCGAAAAGGCATTCAGGAAAGCCAGATGGGTTTTTTCACTGCTGTTCAGATCCCCTGCTTCACTCAGCTTTCCTATTTTTCGCAGGGCATCTTCAAGATCTGTTGCCTGTTCATTGAAAGCCTTAAGGGAACGATTGACATCTCCGTAAAGGACCTCGGCTGTTTTAAAATGCACCAGGCTTGTGCCATGGGCATGATCATGATCGACAGGCCTGATCTTGTTGATTGCTGCTGTAGTCGGATTTGGCGAAACCGGCAGCAGCCTTTCGCCAATCAGCGCATTTGCGAACGATGACTTGCCGGCACTGAAGGCTCCGAATAATGCAACCGTATAGTCCTTGTCCTTCAGCCGCGCTGCTTTTCTGGCCAATTCGGCAGCCGTCTTGGAAAAGCCGGGAACGCCCTTCAATTTCTCAGCTGTAAATAATAGCTTTTTGATTATGTCATCCGGATCTGCGCTTCGCCCGGCAAATTGAATCTCTTCTTCTTCCATCTCAGCTTTATCGTTCACCTTATCCAAAAAGTCTTCTTCTTCATCCGGCGCAACTTCGGCTGTTTCTGTGTCTGCTGTCAGCTCGATTGCGCTGGCACTGAGCTGATCAGAAGGATAGTCTTCATGGATTACCTGCTCCAGCCTCATTTTTGCAGCCAGCTGTTTTTCTTTCATTTCATTCAGGCTGATCCACGCCTCTGCAAGACCTTTGACTTCCCTGTATTCCGCTTCTGATTTTTCAATTGCTTCGGAAGAATTTTCTGCCGCTTTTTGGATCATGATGTTTTTGATTTGTTCGAAATGATCCTTAGCCGTTTTTTTGACCGCTGAGGCAACATCCTCTGTATAGTTAAGCACATATTCACCTGTCAGCATGGCTCCGCTTTTCACAGTCTGTTCGATCATTTGTGCTGTAAACGGGATGGAGAAGCTTTGCACCGCTTCCAGCAGTTCCGGATCATGCAGCTCTTTTTCTTTTATTGTACTTGAAAACACTTCCTTTATATGCCAGACCAGCTCCGACCTTACCCGGTCATGAAGGTCCTGATAAAAGGCATCAAGGCGGCGGGCTGATTCCTCCCCGGTTTTCTGGCGTGAGAAAAACAGGCCGACTTTAAATCCCGGCTGACGGGATTCGAGATACTTTTCTGCAAGCTCCCTTGTCTGGTAAGGCATCAGGTAAGCATTCTTTAAGACCTTTTCCAGCTCCTTTCCAAGGTGTTCCTGGAAAGAATCCCTTTCTGCCTTTCTCTTATTGAGCTTATCCGCCAAAGCAGCAGCGTCCTTTTCTAGAGTCTCTCTCCGCTGTCCCGGAAGCCCTTCCAATATTCCGTTCAAACGCTGTTCTTCTGACTCATCGAGCGCCTCCAGGAATCGGATATGCTCATCAGCGAGCCTTTTTATAGCTTCCTCTGCTGCCCGGGGAAGCAATTCCTTGCTTAAAGCCATCTTTTCATGGATGAATTGGCGCAGCTTTCCGAACTCATTATGAGGATGTTCCTCTTGCTTTAGTGAGGTATAGAAAATATGTTCAGGCTGAACCCCCCAGGAAGAAAATGACTCTCTCACACTGGCTTTGAACTTTGCCATGCTTATTTCTTCTTCACGGTGTTTATCAATCTGATTGATGATCAGATAAATCTCTTTTCCAGCAGCAGCAAGCTCTTTTGTAAACAGAAAATTAAGCTCTGACTGGACATGATTATAATCCATCACGTAAAAAATGAGGTCGGAAAGGTGAAGGGCAGATTCTGTTGAAATTCTGTGGGCATCATCTGCCGAATCGATTCCCGGTGTATCCATGACTGCGATATTCTCCGGGAGGATTGTTCCCGGCTTGCTGATTTCGATCGAGTGGATCTGGCCGCCATCCCGGCAATACTGCTTTACACGCTCATAATCATATGGAGCAGGATAGAGGCGGGGATTACCTTCTTTAAAATAGACCTTGGCATAATCCTCCCCCGCTTTAATTTTCACTAAATTGGCGCTGGTAGGAATCGGGCTCGACGGCAAGAGGTCTTCACCGATGATTTTATTGACCATGCTTGATTTTCCGGCTGAGAAATGGCCGCAAAAAGC is a window from the Bacillus infantis NRRL B-14911 genome containing:
- a CDS encoding nucleotidyltransferase domain-containing protein, producing the protein MKEWLQDLEKKHNITIYYACEAGSRAWGTASEQSDYDVRFIYKYNEVRSYLALKPEQQTIVHASPADSAGWDLFKAFSLLEKSNPSLYEWAYSPIVYIDRQDFASRLRNFISEEYSSLKLAKHYQGLMVRNLKEISGKELTPRRQKQLIHAARSGLLAGMLSKEMKAVPWSDLFACAPEGQDFAQILPYYHILGESKVSGRLIKESERAELEVLLYGQTNQLDIPAGEAGKRENTRGKLNQWLWELLDI
- a CDS encoding dynamin family protein, whose protein sequence is MSFTLPEQRTAEKLNKAAAFHDYLAEQKDAQTAEKAGQLARKISRDEFTIAFCGHFSAGKSSMVNKIIGEDLLPSSPIPTSANLVKIKAGEDYAKVYFKEGNPRLYPAPYDYERVKQYCRDGGQIHSIEISKPGTILPENIAVMDTPGIDSADDAHRISTESALHLSDLIFYVMDYNHVQSELNFLFTKELAAAGKEIYLIINQIDKHREEEISMAKFKASVRESFSSWGVQPEHIFYTSLKQEEHPHNEFGKLRQFIHEKMALSKELLPRAAEEAIKRLADEHIRFLEALDESEEQRLNGILEGLPGQRRETLEKDAAALADKLNKRKAERDSFQEHLGKELEKVLKNAYLMPYQTRELAEKYLESRQPGFKVGLFFSRQKTGEESARRLDAFYQDLHDRVRSELVWHIKEVFSSTIKEKELHDPELLEAVQSFSIPFTAQMIEQTVKSGAMLTGEYVLNYTEDVASAVKKTAKDHFEQIKNIMIQKAAENSSEAIEKSEAEYREVKGLAEAWISLNEMKEKQLAAKMRLEQVIHEDYPSDQLSASAIELTADTETAEVAPDEEEDFLDKVNDKAEMEEEEIQFAGRSADPDDIIKKLLFTAEKLKGVPGFSKTAAELARKAARLKDKDYTVALFGAFSAGKSSFANALIGERLLPVSPNPTTAAINKIRPVDHDHAHGTSLVHFKTAEVLYGDVNRSLKAFNEQATDLEDALRKIGKLSEAGDLNSSEKTHLAFLNAFSKGYPDYRAKLGDTMTVSLAEFGAFVADEEKSCLVELIEVFYDCPLTRQGITLVDTPGADSINARHTGVAFDYIKNSDAILFVTYYNHAFSRADREFLIQLGRVKESFELDKMFFAVNAVDLASSEEEMESVLRYVEDQLTQYGIRRPHLNPVSSLLGLQEKLGEAAGKSYLAEFEERFYSFISSELSAIAVNSAENEWERAIGQLRSFIRSSREDESAKQMKREKIAGEKAGVRDILEKGSSLMLKKRLEQEADELIFYIKQRVFFRFGDFIKEAFNPSVLKDDGRNMKKALQDALADFLSSFGFDFAQEMRATSLRLEVFAGKLAKEAQASLVSSISKISGDITFTEFEVSSHPGLDFTSAFSDLEPGLFKKALSYFKSPKTFFEQNGRKQLGEELHKVLDGPADNYLASESSRLKDYYARILEEEYRKLTAEMADQAAEYYEGISAALSDEIPLDKLIELERSLVQFTSGSKGWSREGMASGSGKEA
- a CDS encoding 5'-3' exonuclease, with the protein product MNENKPSLLLVDGMALLFRAFFATAVTGQFMINSKGVPTNAIQGFLKHFFTAVSSFKPTHVAVCWDMGSKTFRTEMFSGYKANRSEAPIELLPQFDLVKEAVEAMDIPNIGLAGFEADDCIGTIARNLQPEARVSILTGDQDILQLLDKDISVILLKKGFGNYLVHTADTFYEEKGITPRQMIDLKAFMGDPSDNYPGVKGIGEKTALKLLQQFEHVDGVIENLDKLTKAQKAKIEEGLEMLHLSRQLAEIKCDVPVQCVLDDAVYKINQQKAMEKFSELELRGLYRHLEKLEESKSLA
- a CDS encoding sulfurtransferase, which codes for MKWVKELNEVIEGLGSEDVRFCDCRFSLGEPEKGEKAYLEEHIPGAVYFHLEKDLSGQVSKHGGRHPLPDMDDFKGKLEQAGISNHSTVIAYDGGEGAFAARLWWLLKYAGHENVYVLNGGFKEWKKEGQPVTKEIPHIVRSEYALSLNAEILADTEEATKVSEAESKKTLIDSREAKRYLGIEEPIDKKAGHIPGAVNYPWTDGFASGKYRNAEEQRKRFSSIRLEDPVIVYCGSGVTAAPNFIALKEAGYENVKLYVGSFSDWISYPENPVAQAAGK
- a CDS encoding reverse transcriptase-like protein, producing MIEVYIDGASAGNPGPSGAGIFIKAGGTVERHSIPLGEMSNHEAEYHAFIHALEICLQSGYRTVSFRTDSQLVNAAVEKEFVKNPLYSSLLEKALGLSRQLDLFFMKWIPSSENKTADELARKAVRDNGKEGTAE
- a CDS encoding DMT family transporter, producing the protein MTQSRSLADICLLLVALVWGATFVLVQNAISFLEPFTFNAVRFFIAGMLLAMWLFIFKREQLARLNWKLVSSGIFIGLWLFAGYAFQTAGLLYTTSSKAGFITGLSVVMVPLLAFALLKIKPGANSVIGVAAAAAGLYLLAMTDASSLNKGDMLTFVCAAGFALHIIFTGKFSKHHPALLLTVVQILTVSGLASVSALLFEDWQSALNPDIILEGNVVTALLVTSIFATALAFLAQTAFQKFTTPTRVALIFAMEPVFAAAAGYLWAGDRLTISALAGCGLIFAGMVYAELPSRKEKREVAREQKSA
- the sspL gene encoding small, acid-soluble spore protein L, with the translated sequence MSKNGHANRGKKAPGVNPQGYGQDAEFAEEPKSKLENAAKKKNTK
- a CDS encoding DUF6123 family protein codes for the protein MKTVEEYLTHLESKGFQFREDAKGFVYFGKQYTNASDELANAAIEITLKAQKAFDGSFYVSLLEMLMANGITTRKEALHFIKQKELLAI
- a CDS encoding divergent PAP2 family protein, giving the protein MNKGVIVALLSIIIAQGMKIPLHFLKKREWKPGLFFQTGGMPSSHSAGVSSLTTFIALKRGLPTIDFALSLVFGLIVMYDAQGIRRQTGELTLKVNSMEELMDKVHKDEAVEFSEEKPKKLKEMLGHQPQEVLGGALLGILTGSAGYLLSKKDRKLSKFKVKFRR